One Paraburkholderia fungorum genomic region harbors:
- a CDS encoding transposase → MGLTQRQHSSGGKDRLFGITKRGNGYLRMLLVHGARSVVQQAIKHTDTLSRWILEVQGRRGTDIAVVALTNKIARTIWVVPARGLEYAPPV, encoded by the coding sequence TTGGGATTGACTCAACGCCAGCATTCCTCGGGCGGCAAGGATCGCCTATTCGGTATTACGAAGCGCGGTAACGGGTATCTGCGAATGCTTCTGGTACATGGTGCGAGATCCGTGGTCCAGCAGGCAATAAAGCATACCGATACGCTGTCTCGATGGATACTTGAGGTTCAGGGCCGACGCGGAACAGACATCGCGGTCGTCGCACTTACCAACAAGATCGCGAGGACAATCTGGGTAGTGCCCGCACGAGGTCTGGAGTATGCGCCACCGGTATGA
- a CDS encoding MarR family winged helix-turn-helix transcriptional regulator, translating into MKSDRSPEHDSRDLALALQLLVRRIRAAAPACSNELTWTQNAVLMRLAQTDRMTSAELARAEGMKPQSMAVAIAPLEQMGLVRRVEDAADARRLNVQLTDKGRLSREDTAKAKQTWLAHAVAKLDPAQRAVLLDALPVIQRLGEMQ; encoded by the coding sequence ATGAAATCAGATCGTTCGCCAGAGCACGACAGTCGTGACCTCGCACTAGCGCTGCAGCTTCTTGTTCGTCGCATTCGAGCTGCCGCCCCGGCATGCTCGAATGAATTGACATGGACGCAAAATGCGGTCTTGATGCGCTTGGCGCAGACGGATCGAATGACGTCCGCCGAGCTTGCCAGGGCAGAGGGGATGAAGCCGCAGTCTATGGCGGTGGCCATTGCACCATTGGAGCAAATGGGCTTAGTGCGCCGGGTAGAAGATGCCGCCGATGCCCGCAGACTAAACGTCCAATTGACTGATAAAGGCCGCTTGTCGAGAGAAGACACTGCGAAGGCCAAACAGACTTGGCTAGCGCACGCTGTCGCCAAGCTTGATCCAGCCCAGCGCGCCGTACTACTTGATGCGCTTCCTGTCATTCAACGCTTGGGCGAAATGCAGTGA